The following are encoded in a window of Dioscorea cayenensis subsp. rotundata cultivar TDr96_F1 chromosome 16, TDr96_F1_v2_PseudoChromosome.rev07_lg8_w22 25.fasta, whole genome shotgun sequence genomic DNA:
- the LOC120279325 gene encoding glutamate dehydrogenase 2, mitochondrial: MNSFAATNRNFRHAAKLLGLDSKLAKSLLIPFREIKVECTIPKDDGSIHSYVGFRVQHDNARGPMKGGIRYHPEVDPDEVNALAQLMTWKTAVANVPYGGAKGGIGCSPSDLSASELERLTRIFTQKIHDLIGIHTDIPAPDMGTNSQTMAWIFDEYSKFHGHSPAIVTGKPLDLGGSLGRDAATGRGVVFATEALLAEHGKSISGLTFAIQGFGNVGSWAADLIHGRGGKIVAISDVHGAIRKSDGIDIPALSKHKAEGGLLKDFKDADVMDRNELLVQECDVLIPCALGGVLNKENAANVRAKYIIEAANHPTDPDADEILSKKGVTILPDIYANAGGVIVSYFEWVQNIQGFQWKEEKVNMELQKHMNDAFENIKSMCKTHDCSLRMGAFTLGVNRVAKATTLRGWEA, from the exons ATGAATTCCTTTGCGGCCACGAACCGGAACTTCAGGCATGCTGCGAAGTTGCTAGGGCTTGATTCAAAGCTTGCGAAGAGTCTTTTGATTCCATTCAGAGAAATCAAG GTGGAGTGCACTATACCTAAGGATGATGGAAGTATTCATTCCTATGTTGGGTTTAGGGTTCAGCACGATAATGCTCGCGGTCCTATGAAGGGTGGAATTCGGTATCATCCTGAA GTTGACCCTGATGAGGTAAATGCTCTGGCTCAACTGATGACCTGGAAGACAGCCGTAGCTAATGTACCATATGGCGGAGCAAAAGGTGGTATTGGTTGCTCGCCTTCTGATTTGAGTGCCAGTGAGTTGGAACGTTTGACTCGTATCTTCACTCAGAAAATTCATGACCTCATTGGAATCCACACAGATATTCCCGCCCCTGACATGGGAACGAACTCGCAG ACTATGGCATGGATTTTTGATGAGTATTCCAAGTTCCACGGTCACTCTCCTGCTATTGTTACTGGAAAGCCTCTT GATCTTGGTGGGTCATTAGGTAGGGATGCTGCTACTGGTAGGGGTGTTGTGTTTGCAACAGAGGCTTTGCTAGCCGAACATGGTAAATCTATTTCAGGGCTAACCTTTGCAATTCAG GGTTTTGGGAATGTTGGTTCATGGGCTGCAGATCTCATACATGGTAGAGGTGGCAAGATTGTCGCAATTTCAGATGTACATGGTGCAATCAGAAAGTCCGATGGCATAGACATTCCGGCTTTGTCCAAGCACAAAGCTGAGGGTGGTCTCTTGAAGGATTTCAAAGACGCAGATGTCATGGATCGAAATGAGTTGCTGGTGCAAGAATGTGATGTTCTCATTCCATGTGCCTTGGGTGGTGTcctaaacaa AGAAAATGCTGCTAATGTGAGGGCCAAATATATAATAGAAGCTGCCAATCATCCTACAGATCCTGATGCCGATGAG ATACTGTCAAAGAAGGGAGTGACTATTCTTCCCGACATATATGCAAATGCTGGCGGTGTGATTGTGAGCTACTTCGAATGGGTTCAG AATATCCAAGGATTCCAGTGGAAGGAAGAAAAGGTTAACATGGAGCTGCAGAAGCACATGAATGATGCTTTTGAGAACATCAAATCGATGTGCAAAACTCATGACTGCAGCCTCCGGATGGGAGCATTTACTCTCGGGGTTAACCGGGTTGCGAAAGCGACTACTCTTCGAGGATGGGAAGCATAA
- the LOC120279499 gene encoding histone-lysine N-methyltransferase, H3 lysine-9 specific SUVH6-like translates to MESFKEGNIGTKASIPLKYKPRKSSTRGGATSSMPRVRDPNNDSVPEASGQPLSLKLKESSNVLFGQETTGPSGTMTRRVPYSVEVNNQPVVASAPNNSAAQDGSWLSLKSDQVKEQSPRRHSFCSGVSAVHDFPIGTGKDTTTGHSIPARPRSTDDTMVLVGGSEKGPLTGSCDEIVSSWNEKNGKKSESSLGRRPFCSRVSSVRDFPIGCGQVIADGSIPARKRSASNAMVLLGGAETGSLAGCCDEVVPSLSEKDGKGVESSTGKKMKSANIELGMKADESEARAPLDNEDKELPREEDESKTIVITDHASEIEISKKVKDTLRLFQTMHRKLLQEEESEPKQTQCNRVDLKAFGIFKSKGKCLGNGGKFMGSIPGVQVGDEFFWRVEMCTIALHCQHMAGIDYLWRDGKPFAISVVSSGRYPHAEDVATSEELVYSGCGSPDKDQKLERGNLALRNSKEAQTPVRVIYGFKQYHTNDSQEARMGHKSTVTYIYDGLYLIERDSYEKGKNNHYVFLFYMKRIPGQPELPIKELLRSKRSKLRPGLCMQDVSQGQEKRPINVVNTVDDDKQMMPFEYTQKMIYPSQHRLTASEGCDCIRGCLFANNCSCAHKNGGEIPFNHNGAIVQAKPLVYECGPSCKCPPSCPNRVSQHGIKFPLEVFKTKSMGWGVRSLKSIPSGSFICEYAGELLEDEEAQKRDNDEYLFAIGNNYHDESVWEGLSMCIPELKKSASFQGVEEKGYTVDASKHGNVGRFINHSCSPNLYAQNVLYDHDDKSMPHIMLFAAENIPPLQELTYHYNYAVDQVHDSDGNIKRKDCHCGSDECTGRLY, encoded by the coding sequence ATGGAGTCTTTCAAAGAAGGGAATATTGGGACTAAAGCTTCTATCCCTCTTAAGTACAAGCCACGGAAATCCTCCACTAGAGGAGGCGCGACATCCTCTATGCCCAGAGTCAGAGATCCAAACAATGACAGTGTGCCTGAAGCATCAGGACAACCCTTAAGCCTTAAACTCAAGGAATCATCAAATGTTTTGTTTGGACAGGAAACTACTGGACCATCAGGCACTATGACTAGAAGGGTTCCTTATTCTGTTGAAGTTAATAATCAGCCTGTAGTTGCTTCTGCACCAAACAATTCAGCAGCTCAAGATGGGTCTTGGTTGTCACTGAAATCTGATCAAGTGAAAGAGCAATCACCTAGAAGGCACTCCTTTTGTTCCGGAGTCTCTGCAGTTCATGATTTCCCAATTGGAACTGGAAAAGACACCACAACTGGTCATAGTATCCCTGCAAGACCCCGAAGTACGGATGACACAATGGTGCTTGTTGGTGGTTCAGAGAAGGGTCCTCTGACTGGAAGTTGTGATGAAATAGTTAGTTCGTGGAATGAGAAGAATGGCAAAAAATCTGAGAGTTCACTTGGAAGACGGCCCTTTTGTTCTAGAGTCTCATCTGTTCGTGATTTCCCTATTGGATGTGGACAAGTTATTGCCGATGGAAGCATTCCTGCAAGAAAGAGAAGTGCATCTAATGCAATGGTGCTTCTTGGGGGAGCAGAAACAGGTTCTCTGGCTGGATGTTGTGATGAAGTAGTGCCTTCATTGAGTGAGAAGGATGGCAAAGGAGTTGAGAGTTCTACTGGGAAGAAAATGAAGTCAGCTAACATTGAACTTGGCATGAAAGCAGATGAGAGTGAAGCGAGAGCTCCCTTAGATAATGAAGATAAAGAATTACCTCGTGAAGAAGATGAATCCAAAACCATTGTGATTACTGACCATGCCAGTGAGATTGAGATAAGTAAAAAAGTCAAGGATACTTTACGTCTTTTTCAAACGATGCATAGAAAGCTTTTGCAGGAAGAAGAATCTGAGCCGAAACAGACCCAATGTAATCGTGTTGACCTAAAGGCCTTTggtattttcaaaagtaaagggaaATGCTTGGGCAACGGTGGTAAGTTTATGGGTAGCATCCCCGGTGTTCAAGTTGGGGATGAGTTCTTTTGGAGGGTGGAGATGTGCACCATAGCCCTTCACTGTCAACACATGGCGGGCATTGATTACCTTTGGCGAGATGGAAAGCCATTTGCCATTAGTGTTGTCTCCTCCGGTCGTTATCCTCATGCTGAGGATGTAGCCACTTCAGAGGAATTGGTATATTCTGGCTGCGGTTCACCTGACAAAGATCAGAAGCTTGAACGTGGAAATCTAGCCCTCAGAAACAGTAAGGAAGCACAAACACCTGTTCGAGTTATCTATGGTTTTAAACAATACCACACCAATGACTCACAGGAGGCAAGGATGGGCCACAAGTCTACAGTGACATACATCTATGATGGCCTCTATTTAATCGAGCGAGATTCATATGAGAAGGGCAAGAATAATCACTATGTCTTCTTGTTTTACATGAAGAGGATACCAGGGCAACCTGAGCTTCCTATCAAAGAACTTTTGAGGTCAAAAAGGTCAAAACTGCGTCCAGGTCTCTGCATGCAAGATGTTTCTCAAGGACAAGAGAAGAGACCCATCAATGTAGTAAATACCGTTGATGATGACAAGCAAATGATGCCATTTGAATACACCCAGAAGATGATATATCCTTCTCAGCACCGACTGACTGCCTCAGAAGGTTGTGACTGCATCCGTGGTTGCCTCTTTGCAAACAACTGTTCATGTGCTCATAAAAATGGAGGGGAGATTCCTTTTAATCACAATGGTGCAATAGTTCAAGCAAAACCCCTTGTATATGAGTGTGGCCCTTCTTGCAAGTGTCCTCCGTCTTGTCCCAATAGAGTTAGTCAACATGGTATCAAGTTTCCATTAGAGGTCTTCAAGACTAAATCAATGGGTTGGGGAGTGAGATCACTGAAATCCATACCATCTGGCAGTTTCATTTGTGAGTATGCTGGAGAGCTGCTAGAAGATGAAGAGGCTCAGAAAAGGGACAATGATGAATACTTGTTCGCCATCGGGAACAACTATCATGATGAATCTGTTTGGGAAGGATTATCAATGTGTATACCGGAACTGAAAAAGAGTGCATCTTTCCAAGGTGTGGAGGAGAAGGGCTACACTGTCGATGCATCTAAGCACGGAAATGTTGGCAGGTTTATCAACCACAGCTGCTCTCCGAACCTCTATGCTCAGAACGTGCTCTATGATCACGATGATAAGAGCATGCCTCACATTATGCTTTTTGCTGCTGAAAACATTCCCCCCTTGCAGGAACTGACATACCACTACAATTATGCTGTTGATCAGGTGCATGATTCTGATGGTAACATTAAGAGGAAGGACTGTCATTGTGGCTCGGACGAATGCACTGGGAGGTTGTATTGA
- the LOC120278854 gene encoding cyclin-P4-1-like has translation MAELVGDGAGMPRVVTILSSLLQRATDRNDAERLVSGGATWRVSAFHGLTKPSISLRAYLERIFKYAGCSTSCYVVAYIYLDRFAQRHPSIPFDSLNVHRFLITSVLLAVKFLDDLYYNNAYFAKVGGISLMEMNFLEVDLLFGLGFNLNVTPFTFTTYCSILQREMYLESPPVLPKFHCFLSEEESSSCQQKQLIV, from the exons ATGGCGGAGCTCGTCGGCGATGGCGCTGGAATGCCGAGGGTGGTGACTATCCTCTCGTCCCTGCTCCAGCGCGCCACTGACCGCAACGACGCTGAGCGGCTCGTCTCCGGCGGCGCGACTTGGAGGGTTTCGGCTTTCCATGGCCTCACCAAACCCTCCATCTCTCTTCGCGCTTACCTTGAGCGCATATTCAAGTACGCCGGATGCAGCACCTCGTGCTACGTCGTCGCTTACATCTATCTTGATCGATTCGCCCAGCGCCACCCATCAATCCCTTTTGATTCCTTGAATGTTCATCGATTTCTCATCACCAGTGTTCTCCTCGCCGTCAAGTTCTTGGATGATTT ATACTATAACAATGCATACTTTGCTAAAGTGGGAGGGATTAGTTTGATGGAGATGAACTTCTTGGAGGTTGACTTGTTGTTTGGATTAGGATTTAATTTGAATGTCACACCATTCACCTTCACTACTTACTGTTCTATTCTTCAAAGAGAGATGTACTTGGAATCACCTCCTGTTCTTCCAAAGTTCCATTGTTTCTTATCAGAGGAGGAATCCAGCAGCTGCCAACAAAAGCAGCTTATTGTCTGA